The window TCGGAGGACAGCAGGCCGATCTCCGGCAGGACGTCCGCCCAGAAGGCGTTGTAGCCGTAGCAGAGGTCGCTGTAGCGGGTGCCGAGGATGATGTTGCAGAGCATGTTGAGGCCGCGGTTGCCGAGGTTGCGGACGATCGTGATGTCGTCGCTGCCGCCGCCGAGCGAGTAGCGGGTGCCCTTCGCGACGTCGGCGCCCTCGACGAGTGCCTGCACGAAGCGCGGGATCTCGTCGGGGTCGGCGGAGCAGTCGGCGTCGAACATGACGACGACGTCGCCGGTGACGGCCTCGAACCCGCAGGCGAGGGCGTTGCCCTTGCCCTTGCGGGTCTGGTGGACGACGCGGATGTCGGGCATCACGCGCTGTGCGGCGGCGATGGTGTCGTCGACGGAGTTGCCGTCGACCAGGATCACCTCGTACACCGGCGGGAGCTTCGGCAGGATGATCTCGAGGTTTCGGGCCTCGTTCCGCGCCGGGATGACGACGGAGACCCTCGGGTCTGCAGGGCGAACGGTACGTGCGGGCATGGGCGCGGTCCTGTCGGGTCAGGGTTGCTGTCGGGTTGTGGCTCGTGTGACGAGCGGCGCGTCCTCGGATGACGCATCGACGACGGTGACCGTC of the Curtobacterium sp. TC1 genome contains:
- a CDS encoding glycosyltransferase family 2 protein; translated protein: MPARTVRPADPRVSVVIPARNEARNLEIILPKLPPVYEVILVDGNSVDDTIAAAQRVMPDIRVVHQTRKGKGNALACGFEAVTGDVVVMFDADCSADPDEIPRFVQALVEGADVAKGTRYSLGGGSDDITIVRNLGNRGLNMLCNIILGTRYSDLCYGYNAFWADVLPEIGLLSSELPKPTDGSMLWGDGFEIETVLTCRWSAAELAITEVPSHEKLRVHGSSNLNAVTDGIRVLKSIMHERRRAAIGRSEVRRAAMSVVPPAEQLAAAPHAAAPHAAPAAAHATVHAAGHAPVGAPVAAVASLEEEVA